One part of the [Synechococcus] sp. NIES-970 genome encodes these proteins:
- a CDS encoding hypothetical protein (conserved hypothetical protein), with amino-acid sequence MAERKEGAFVGGLLLGGTVGAIAALLLAPRSGRDTRKILKKSLEALPELAEDLADSLQLHTDQLSETARHNWADTLQRLREAIAAGIEASQTEAQRLETEDPDDLDLRSMPDSNAAQN; translated from the coding sequence ATGGCTGAACGAAAAGAAGGCGCCTTTGTGGGGGGCTTACTCCTGGGGGGAACGGTCGGGGCGATCGCCGCGCTCCTGTTGGCCCCCCGCTCTGGTAGAGATACCCGCAAAATTTTAAAAAAATCCCTCGAAGCGCTACCGGAATTAGCTGAGGATCTGGCCGACAGCTTACAGCTCCACACCGACCAACTGTCGGAAACCGCTCGCCATAATTGGGCCGATACCCTGCAACGGTTGCGGGAGGCGATCGCCGCCGGCATTGAAGCTAGCCAAACCGAAGCCCAACGCCTCGAAACGGAAGATCCAGACGATCTAGATTTACGTTCCATGCCAGATAGTAACGCCGCCCAAAACTAG
- the dtd gene encoding D-tyrosyl-tRNA(Tyr) deacylase yields MKIVLQRVNHSQVLVAGQIVGQIQQGYTLLVGFTPSDTQAELQWLARKCLDLRLFPDSAGNPWQCSIQDIQGEILVVSQFTLYGDCRKGRRPSFSAAAAPEQAEILYEQFVTLLRESGLKIQTGRFGSMMQVEISNDGPVTLVLEREAL; encoded by the coding sequence ATGAAAATTGTCCTCCAACGGGTTAACCATTCCCAAGTCCTGGTCGCGGGCCAGATTGTGGGCCAAATTCAGCAGGGCTACACGCTCCTCGTGGGCTTTACCCCCAGTGATACCCAGGCCGAATTACAATGGCTCGCCCGGAAATGCCTCGATCTACGACTTTTTCCGGACAGTGCAGGCAACCCCTGGCAATGTTCAATTCAAGACATCCAGGGAGAAATCCTGGTGGTCAGCCAATTCACTCTCTATGGCGACTGTCGCAAGGGGCGGCGGCCTTCCTTTAGTGCGGCGGCGGCCCCGGAACAGGCCGAGATTCTCTATGAACAATTTGTGACATTGTTGCGCGAGAGTGGCCTCAAGATTCAAACGGGCAGATTTGGTTCGATGATGCAGGTGGAAATTAGCAACGATGGCCCCGTTACCCTCGTGCTGGAGCGAGAAGCTCTGTGA
- the por gene encoding light-dependent protochlorophyllide reductase, which produces MTDQQKTAIITGASSGVGLYGAKALAAKGWHVIMACRNLEKAERVAKEVGIPAESRTIMHLDLADFDSVRKFVADFRATGRTLYSLVCNAAVYLPLAKEPQRNKDGYEICVATNHLGHFLLCNLMLEDLKNSPAEDKRLVILGTVTANPKEVGGKIPIPAPPDLGDLQGMAAGFKPPVAMIDGKVFKPGKAYKDSKLCNILTMRELHNRYHKETGIVFNSFYPGCVAETGLFRNHYGLFRTIFPWFQKNITGGYVTEEVAGDRLAKVVADPGFDVSGVYWSWGNRQQQGREAFMQEVSDEALDDNKADVLWDLSAKLVGLSA; this is translated from the coding sequence ATGACAGATCAACAGAAAACCGCGATTATTACTGGGGCCTCATCGGGGGTCGGCTTGTACGGGGCCAAAGCCCTTGCTGCGAAAGGTTGGCACGTGATCATGGCCTGCCGTAATCTGGAAAAGGCCGAACGGGTCGCCAAAGAAGTGGGCATCCCTGCAGAAAGCCGCACGATCATGCACCTGGATCTGGCCGATTTCGACAGCGTCCGCAAATTTGTGGCAGATTTCCGCGCCACTGGCAGAACGCTCTATTCCCTCGTCTGCAATGCGGCGGTTTATCTCCCCCTCGCCAAGGAACCCCAGCGCAACAAAGACGGCTACGAAATTTGTGTGGCCACCAACCATCTGGGTCATTTCCTTCTTTGTAACCTGATGCTGGAGGATTTAAAAAATTCCCCCGCTGAAGATAAGCGCCTGGTGATTCTCGGCACTGTCACCGCCAACCCGAAGGAAGTGGGTGGCAAGATTCCCATCCCTGCGCCCCCAGACCTGGGCGATCTCCAAGGGATGGCCGCTGGTTTCAAGCCCCCGGTGGCGATGATCGACGGCAAAGTCTTTAAGCCGGGTAAAGCCTACAAGGACAGCAAACTGTGCAACATCCTCACCATGCGGGAGCTGCACAACCGCTACCACAAGGAAACGGGCATTGTCTTTAACTCCTTTTACCCCGGCTGTGTTGCAGAAACGGGCCTGTTCCGCAATCACTATGGCCTGTTCCGCACGATTTTCCCTTGGTTCCAGAAAAATATCACTGGTGGTTATGTGACAGAAGAAGTGGCAGGCGATCGCCTGGCAAAAGTTGTTGCCGATCCAGGCTTTGATGTGTCTGGTGTGTATTGGAGCTGGGGTAACCGCCAACAGCAGGGTCGTGAAGCTTTCATGCAAGAGGTTTCTGATGAGGCTCTCGATGATAACAAAGCGGATGTACTCTGGGATCTCAGTGCAAAACTAGTCGGTCTGAGCGCCTAA
- the desE gene encoding fatty acid desaturase translates to MIDHITLPKPLTTTPPTRNYGKLTQLSYATGPFWIILCHFGVILAFFTGLSWGAWLWVAFWYWLRMLGTTAIYHRLLTHKSYQANRWVKWIGSLITASAGQMGPSWWKAHHEAHHRFSDQPADPHSSVKGFWWAHYRWLISPNTFPTKLPADIERDLVMKLCDRLHFVPLIALGVFSYGVGGLEYLAAFFVSTTLLFHGVALVNSVCHKWGSQPFITTDHSRNNVLVAVLALGEGWHNLHHAFGWSVRHGITFDRGQVRYLPDFTYSFICLLERWGLASKLKQPSKDALQAAANR, encoded by the coding sequence TTGATTGACCACATTACTCTTCCCAAGCCGCTAACCACAACACCGCCGACTCGGAACTATGGCAAGCTCACCCAACTTAGTTATGCAACTGGCCCTTTTTGGATCATTTTGTGTCATTTTGGTGTGATTCTTGCTTTTTTTACAGGTCTTAGTTGGGGCGCTTGGCTTTGGGTGGCCTTTTGGTACTGGCTACGCATGCTTGGTACGACGGCTATCTATCACCGCCTTTTAACGCACAAATCCTACCAGGCGAACCGCTGGGTGAAGTGGATTGGTAGCTTGATCACTGCCTCCGCTGGCCAGATGGGGCCGAGCTGGTGGAAAGCACACCATGAAGCGCACCATCGCTTCAGCGATCAACCCGCAGATCCCCATAGCTCCGTGAAAGGATTTTGGTGGGCCCATTACCGCTGGCTGATCTCACCAAATACCTTTCCGACGAAACTCCCCGCTGACATCGAGCGTGATCTGGTGATGAAGTTGTGCGATCGCCTCCATTTTGTCCCCCTCATTGCCCTGGGAGTCTTCTCCTATGGTGTCGGTGGCCTAGAGTACCTAGCTGCCTTTTTCGTGAGTACCACCTTACTATTCCATGGGGTCGCCCTAGTGAACTCTGTCTGTCACAAGTGGGGCAGTCAACCCTTTATCACCACAGACCACAGTCGCAACAATGTACTAGTGGCTGTTCTGGCTTTAGGAGAAGGGTGGCATAATCTGCACCATGCCTTTGGCTGGTCAGTGCGTCACGGTATTACTTTTGATCGGGGCCAAGTGAGATATCTACCTGACTTTACCTATAGTTTTATCTGTCTGCTAGAACGGTGGGGCTTGGCTAGTAAGCTGAAACAGCCCAGCAAAGATGCACTCCAGGCTGCAGCCAATCGCTAA
- a CDS encoding lipoprotein, putative, with protein MNMLFSLALIALTLSLGGCGQALFYQPQIATGGINSNFAEEFPSYSGDGRYLAFASERDGRRNIFLYDLQTNQLVNLPNLNRRDSSQDQPDLSETGRFIAYISTERGRQDVFVYDRERGRSQLLTVNLRGSVQNPTISGNGQQVAFQSNEQGQWNLMLVEVTF; from the coding sequence ATGAATATGCTGTTTTCCTTAGCATTGATTGCTTTAACCCTCAGTCTGGGGGGCTGTGGACAGGCGCTATTTTATCAACCCCAAATCGCCACAGGGGGCATTAACAGCAACTTTGCCGAAGAATTTCCCAGCTATAGCGGTGATGGACGCTACCTCGCCTTTGCCTCAGAGCGGGATGGCCGCCGCAATATTTTTCTCTACGATTTACAGACCAACCAGTTGGTCAATTTACCCAACTTGAATCGGCGTGATTCGAGCCAAGACCAACCGGATCTTAGTGAAACTGGCCGTTTTATTGCCTATATTTCCACCGAGCGGGGCCGCCAAGATGTGTTTGTCTATGACCGTGAGCGGGGGCGATCGCAGCTCCTTACGGTCAATTTACGCGGCTCTGTCCAAAACCCGACCATTAGCGGCAATGGGCAACAAGTGGCATTCCAGAGCAATGAACAGGGCCAGTGGAATTTAATGCTAGTGGAAGTGACGTTTTAG
- the rbcR gene encoding transcription regulator of rubisco operon, RbcR, whose product MIPATLHQLKVFETTARHGSFTKAAEELSITQPTVSGQVKQLTQTIGMPLFEHIGRKLYLTEAGEELLATCQEIFERLDNFEMKLSALQGAKRGQLRLGVITTTKYFVPRILGEFCQDYPDIDVSLQVINHQQLHDRMADNQDDLYILSNLPDDLEVHAEAFLDNPLVVVARADHPLAQRKKIALSALQGADFITREVGSGTRRAAEKLLADHGVSVQVRLELGSNEAIKQAIAGGLGISVLSRHTLITEPPNGELTVLDVEHFPIRRHWYVAHLAGKQLSVIAQAFLAFMLKSSQKTLENSARRSLALQP is encoded by the coding sequence TTGATCCCTGCGACCCTCCATCAATTGAAGGTGTTTGAAACAACCGCCCGGCACGGTAGTTTTACCAAGGCGGCGGAGGAATTGTCGATCACCCAACCGACGGTTTCTGGGCAAGTCAAACAGCTCACCCAAACCATTGGGATGCCTCTATTTGAACATATTGGCAGAAAGCTATACCTCACGGAAGCGGGGGAAGAATTACTAGCCACCTGTCAAGAAATTTTTGAACGGTTAGACAATTTCGAAATGAAATTGTCGGCGTTGCAGGGGGCGAAGCGGGGGCAACTCCGCTTGGGTGTCATTACAACGACCAAATATTTTGTGCCGCGTATCTTGGGAGAATTTTGCCAAGATTACCCAGATATTGATGTGTCATTGCAGGTGATTAACCACCAGCAACTCCATGACCGGATGGCAGACAACCAGGATGATCTGTATATCTTGAGTAATTTGCCGGACGATCTCGAAGTACACGCAGAGGCATTTTTAGATAATCCGCTGGTGGTGGTGGCCCGGGCTGACCATCCCCTCGCCCAGCGCAAAAAGATTGCTCTTTCTGCTTTGCAAGGGGCAGATTTTATTACGCGGGAAGTGGGTTCTGGGACCAGGCGGGCTGCAGAAAAATTACTGGCAGACCATGGGGTTTCGGTACAGGTGCGTCTAGAACTGGGCTCGAACGAGGCGATCAAACAGGCGATCGCCGGCGGCCTTGGGATCTCTGTGCTATCGCGCCATACCTTAATCACAGAACCGCCCAACGGGGAACTGACAGTTTTGGATGTGGAACATTTTCCGATTCGTCGCCATTGGTATGTGGCCCACCTCGCGGGCAAACAGTTGTCGGTGATTGCCCAGGCTTTTCTGGCATTTATGCTCAAATCTAGTCAGAAAACCCTGGAAAATTCGGCGCGGCGATCGCTTGCTTTACAACCCTAA
- the ndhF-III gene encoding NADH2 dehydrogenase (plastoquinone) chain 5: protein MHTFFSQSVWLVPCYPLLGMGLSALWMPGITRKTGPRPAGYVNIFLTFTALVHSCLAFLETWQQPALKPSFTWLQAADLTLAIDLDISSITIGALILIAGINFLSQIYAIAYLEMDWGWARFFATMSLFEAGMCALVLCNSLFFSYVVLEILTLGTYLLIGYWFNQSLVVTGARDAFLTKRVGDLFLLMGVVALLPLAGTWNFDGLAQWAATTDLDPTWATLLCLGLIAGPLGKCAQFPLHLWLDEAMESPVPATIVRNSLVVGTGAWVLIKLQPIFALSDFASLFMVAIGATTALGAAMVAIAQIDIKRSLSYSVSAYMGMVFMAVGSQQDQTTLILLLTYGVAMAILVMAIGGVVLTNITQDLTKYGGLWSRRPVTGICYLVGAASLVALPPFGGFWSLAQLTSNFWKTSPLLAVVLIVVNALTSFSIMREFSLIFGGKPKQMMVRSPEGLWALVLPMVILTGFALHSPFILAELDFLPDWHQLNLAVAAVLISSTILGGGSAMYLYLNDKINKPIHVLPSPIRDFFAKDLYTAELYKNTVIFAVALVAKVIDWLDRFFVDGVINFLGLATLFGGQSLKYNNSGQSQSYALSIMAGILLLIAALSYPILQHWQF, encoded by the coding sequence ATGCATACTTTTTTTAGTCAGAGTGTCTGGCTTGTTCCTTGCTATCCCCTACTGGGCATGGGGTTATCGGCTCTATGGATGCCCGGTATCACCCGCAAGACTGGCCCCCGCCCCGCTGGATACGTCAATATTTTTTTAACGTTCACTGCCTTGGTGCACAGTTGTTTGGCTTTTCTTGAAACTTGGCAGCAACCGGCCCTTAAGCCTTCTTTCACTTGGCTCCAGGCGGCGGATCTTACCCTCGCCATTGACCTGGATATTTCGAGTATTACGATTGGGGCGTTGATCCTCATTGCTGGGATTAATTTTCTGTCACAAATTTATGCGATCGCCTACCTGGAGATGGATTGGGGTTGGGCGAGATTTTTCGCGACGATGAGCCTATTTGAGGCGGGGATGTGTGCCCTGGTGCTGTGCAATTCCCTATTTTTCAGCTATGTGGTGCTAGAAATTCTCACCCTGGGGACCTATCTATTGATTGGCTATTGGTTTAACCAATCCCTGGTGGTAACTGGGGCCAGGGATGCCTTTTTGACAAAACGGGTAGGGGATCTGTTCCTGCTCATGGGCGTGGTTGCGCTGTTACCCCTGGCGGGCACTTGGAATTTTGATGGTTTGGCTCAGTGGGCCGCCACGACCGATCTCGACCCTACCTGGGCTACCTTGCTTTGTTTAGGGTTAATTGCCGGGCCCCTGGGAAAATGTGCCCAGTTCCCTCTGCACCTCTGGCTCGATGAGGCGATGGAAAGTCCCGTCCCCGCAACGATTGTCCGTAATAGTTTGGTCGTTGGTACGGGGGCTTGGGTGTTGATTAAATTGCAGCCGATTTTTGCCCTCTCGGATTTTGCGTCCCTGTTTATGGTTGCCATCGGAGCCACGACGGCCTTGGGGGCGGCAATGGTGGCGATCGCCCAGATTGATATCAAGCGCTCCCTGTCCTATTCCGTCAGTGCTTACATGGGCATGGTGTTTATGGCAGTGGGTTCCCAGCAAGATCAGACGACCCTGATTTTGTTGCTCACCTATGGGGTGGCGATGGCGATTTTGGTGATGGCGATCGGCGGTGTTGTGCTGACAAATATCACCCAAGATTTAACGAAATATGGCGGTCTTTGGTCCCGGCGGCCCGTTACGGGGATTTGTTATCTGGTGGGCGCTGCTTCCCTCGTTGCCCTGCCTCCCTTCGGTGGTTTCTGGAGTTTGGCCCAGCTCACCAGCAATTTTTGGAAGACCAGCCCGCTGCTCGCCGTGGTTTTGATTGTGGTCAATGCTCTTACTTCCTTCAGTATCATGCGGGAGTTTAGCTTGATCTTTGGCGGCAAACCCAAGCAAATGATGGTGCGATCGCCCGAAGGATTATGGGCCTTGGTCTTACCGATGGTAATTCTCACGGGGTTTGCCCTCCATAGCCCCTTTATCCTCGCAGAACTAGACTTTTTACCCGATTGGCACCAACTCAATTTAGCCGTGGCAGCGGTATTGATCAGCTCAACGATTCTTGGCGGCGGGTCAGCGATGTATCTCTACCTCAATGACAAGATTAACAAGCCGATCCACGTATTACCGAGCCCGATTCGTGACTTTTTTGCCAAGGATTTGTATACCGCAGAACTCTACAAGAATACGGTTATTTTTGCTGTTGCTTTAGTGGCGAAAGTCATCGATTGGCTCGATCGTTTCTTTGTCGATGGGGTCATCAACTTTTTAGGTTTAGCAACCCTATTTGGGGGGCAAAGCTTGAAATATAACAACTCCGGCCAAAGTCAGTCCTATGCCCTTTCGATTATGGCGGGGATTCTGTTGCTCATTGCCGCTCTGTCCTATCCGATCCTGCAACATTGGCAATTCTAA
- the ndhD-III gene encoding proton-translocating NADH-quinone oxidoreductase (NADH dehydrogenase subunit 4) → MLTLLLFLPLVGIGAIALLPRPITRIVATVFTIITLGISSGLLLNLNLQDAQMQYVEFHNWLSILGLNYNLGVDGLSLPLIVLNSLLTLVAIYSIGESNHRPKLYYSLILLINSGITGALVANNLLLFFLFYEIELIPFYLMIAIWGGEKKGYASTKFLIYTAISGLFVLAAFLGIVWLSQSPTFDFEKLTLENLSFNAKIVLLTILLIGFGIKIPLVPLHTWLPDAYVEANPAVTVLLGGVFAKLGTYGLVRFGLQLFPEVWSTVAPALAIIGTVSVMYGSLAAIAQRDLKRMVAYSSIGHMGYILVATAAGTELSILGAVAQMISHSLILALLFHLVGIIERKVGTRDLDVLNGLMNPVRGLPLTSSLLILAGMASAGIPGLVGFVAEFLVFQGSFSRFPIPTLFCIIASGLTAVYFVILLNRTCFGRLDSHSAYYPKVFASEKIPAIALTVLILFLGLQPAWLTRWIEPTTSQLSTTLPSPAIALNAPVFPDH, encoded by the coding sequence ATGTTGACTCTTCTTTTGTTTTTACCGCTAGTCGGGATTGGGGCGATCGCCCTGCTGCCGAGACCTATCACCCGCATTGTCGCGACGGTTTTTACGATTATCACCCTGGGCATCAGTAGTGGGTTATTGCTTAACCTCAACCTGCAAGATGCCCAGATGCAATATGTCGAATTTCACAATTGGCTCAGTATTCTGGGGTTAAACTATAACCTTGGTGTTGACGGCCTTTCTTTGCCCTTGATTGTCCTAAACAGCTTGCTGACTTTAGTGGCAATCTACAGCATTGGCGAAAGTAACCACCGACCAAAGCTCTATTATTCGTTGATTTTGTTAATCAATAGCGGCATCACTGGGGCGTTGGTGGCGAATAATCTCCTTTTATTCTTCCTGTTTTATGAAATCGAGTTGATTCCCTTTTATCTGATGATCGCCATTTGGGGCGGCGAGAAAAAAGGCTATGCTTCCACAAAATTTTTGATTTATACGGCCATTTCTGGCTTGTTTGTGTTGGCGGCTTTCCTGGGCATCGTCTGGCTGAGTCAATCTCCGACCTTTGACTTTGAAAAATTAACCCTCGAAAATCTTTCGTTCAACGCCAAAATTGTTCTCCTCACGATTCTGCTCATTGGCTTTGGGATCAAAATTCCTTTAGTGCCCCTCCATACCTGGTTACCCGATGCCTATGTGGAAGCAAACCCGGCAGTGACGGTCCTCCTCGGCGGTGTTTTTGCAAAATTGGGTACCTACGGTTTGGTGCGCTTCGGTTTACAACTGTTCCCTGAGGTGTGGTCTACCGTTGCTCCAGCTCTGGCGATTATTGGAACGGTCAGTGTGATGTATGGTTCCTTGGCGGCGATCGCCCAACGGGATCTCAAGCGAATGGTGGCCTATAGCTCCATCGGTCACATGGGCTATATCCTCGTCGCCACCGCCGCCGGCACGGAGTTGAGCATCCTCGGGGCTGTGGCCCAGATGATTAGCCATAGTCTAATTCTGGCGCTACTGTTCCATCTGGTGGGAATTATCGAGCGCAAAGTGGGTACTCGGGATCTCGATGTTCTCAATGGGTTAATGAATCCGGTGCGGGGTTTACCCCTCACCAGTAGTCTGCTGATTTTGGCAGGGATGGCCAGTGCCGGAATTCCCGGTCTGGTGGGCTTTGTCGCAGAATTTCTCGTATTCCAAGGGAGCTTTAGCCGTTTCCCAATCCCGACTCTGTTTTGCATTATTGCCTCCGGGTTAACGGCTGTTTACTTCGTGATTTTGCTTAATCGCACCTGTTTTGGGCGCCTCGATAGCCATAGCGCCTATTACCCAAAAGTCTTTGCCAGTGAAAAAATTCCGGCGATCGCCCTCACCGTGCTCATTCTCTTTTTAGGGTTACAACCAGCTTGGCTTACCCGTTGGATCGAACCGACTACCAGTCAATTGAGCACAACGCTCCCCTCCCCGGCGATCGCCCTCAATGCCCCCGTCTTTCCTGACCACTAA
- the cupA gene encoding CO2 hydration protein, which produces MITTKLPPSTHPYADVIHRLESGGSMLPDTPENLMQIIGIYKAYAVPMDFYWRDLLYIAEQVFLEPLPFFKYFISPEYLDRQNHYAGDRADLRIWRGTGSAHPELLEFMKKGETFKASKLFHHLFHDRINMEFAEACMRAMFWHGRDMGMGQFDAYLDSDEYRANADRAIKAYFKKNPVMLGLYKLFPEMFLEKVRELSYYANLGLFWEVMAPVFFEMSDIYDEGGFKGVPDAMNFLVNGIFAIAGRPIYHHVYIDGECFEIIPKSKGFTWLYEAALPYVEAVFYRTSPFRGTKSYNAQAHEVPDEQKDFHYGILYADVFPVGTAGIPPTLLMDDMYHFLPQYLKDYYKAHCRGEDDELIQLGITFQRSMYNVTSAVIQALRTALLYPLDDPNPRHLQKNREFFEAQMDRFLRPEARLNDIQNQEYR; this is translated from the coding sequence ATGATCACCACGAAACTTCCCCCATCAACCCACCCCTATGCCGATGTCATTCATCGCCTCGAATCGGGGGGCTCCATGCTACCCGACACCCCCGAAAACCTGATGCAAATCATCGGCATTTATAAAGCCTATGCCGTCCCGATGGACTTCTACTGGCGGGATTTACTCTATATTGCCGAGCAGGTTTTTCTTGAACCACTGCCCTTCTTCAAATACTTTATTTCCCCAGAATATTTAGATCGCCAAAACCATTACGCCGGTGATAGAGCCGATCTCAGAATTTGGCGCGGTACGGGTTCGGCTCACCCAGAACTCCTGGAGTTTATGAAAAAGGGAGAAACATTTAAAGCATCTAAACTTTTTCATCACCTTTTCCATGACCGCATTAACATGGAATTTGCCGAAGCTTGTATGCGTGCAATGTTTTGGCATGGGCGCGATATGGGCATGGGGCAATTTGATGCCTACCTCGATTCAGATGAATACAGAGCCAACGCAGATCGAGCAATCAAGGCCTATTTCAAAAAGAACCCGGTCATGTTGGGGCTTTATAAATTATTCCCCGAAATGTTCCTCGAAAAAGTACGCGAACTGTCCTACTACGCCAACCTTGGCTTGTTTTGGGAAGTGATGGCGCCTGTTTTCTTTGAAATGTCTGATATCTACGATGAAGGTGGTTTTAAAGGGGTCCCCGATGCGATGAATTTTTTGGTGAATGGGATTTTTGCGATCGCCGGCCGTCCTATTTATCATCACGTCTACATCGATGGAGAATGCTTTGAGATTATCCCCAAATCCAAGGGATTCACTTGGCTCTATGAAGCTGCCTTACCCTATGTAGAAGCAGTGTTCTACCGCACTTCACCATTCCGGGGCACAAAATCCTACAATGCCCAAGCCCATGAAGTGCCCGATGAACAAAAAGATTTTCACTACGGCATTTTGTACGCGGATGTATTTCCCGTGGGTACAGCTGGCATTCCCCCCACATTGCTGATGGATGACATGTATCATTTCTTGCCCCAATACCTAAAGGACTATTACAAAGCCCATTGCCGGGGCGAGGATGATGAACTGATCCAATTAGGAATCACTTTCCAGCGTTCTATGTACAACGTGACTTCTGCGGTGATCCAAGCCCTACGGACAGCCTTACTCTATCCTCTCGATGATCCGAATCCAAGGCATTTACAAAAAAACCGCGAATTTTTTGAAGCGCAAATGGATCGATTTCTTCGTCCAGAAGCTCGTCTCAATGATATTCAAAATCAAGAATATCGTTAA
- a CDS encoding beta-Ig-H3/fasciclin, whose amino-acid sequence MPDIVDIAVGNEDFSTLVAAVQAAGLVETLKSPGPFTVFAPNNAAFAKLPPGTITTLLQNIPQLTRILCYHVVPGKLTQSDLAKLEIVNSVEGSPIRIDCSESFEVKNATVLAADIEADNGIIHVLDTVILMG is encoded by the coding sequence ATGCCAGACATTGTTGATATTGCTGTGGGAAATGAAGATTTTTCGACCCTTGTTGCTGCCGTCCAAGCCGCAGGATTAGTCGAAACCCTCAAAAGTCCAGGGCCATTTACTGTCTTTGCTCCCAATAATGCGGCCTTCGCAAAATTACCCCCAGGAACCATCACTACCCTATTGCAAAATATTCCTCAGCTGACCCGAATACTCTGCTATCACGTTGTTCCTGGTAAGCTAACGCAAAGTGATTTGGCAAAACTAGAGATTGTTAATTCTGTTGAAGGTTCGCCAATTCGGATTGATTGTAGTGAAAGTTTTGAAGTGAAAAACGCCACTGTTCTTGCTGCTGATATCGAAGCAGACAATGGTATTATTCATGTTCTTGATACAGTGATTTTAATGGGATAA
- a CDS encoding DsbA-like thioredoxin domain protein: MTFFSLTRQRLPKRTLAFFSVLMLSFSLWSCSGDQEQAQADVSVDAELEAQILQVIRDNPQVLIDSVQAYQLSQQQAQQQTATDFQAQLTSNPEAVIGDSPTLGSEEFNVVLIEFSDFECPFCARASETLKTFIEQNADTVTLAYKHLPLVQIHPQAIAAAEASWAAQQQGKFWEYHDQLFENQGQFNEELYQRIAQDLGLDLEQFEADRQRARPAIDEDLTLAQSLGLNGTPFFILASTETGNVETFSGALDLQEYEAKLAAVITP; encoded by the coding sequence ATGACATTTTTTTCCTTGACTCGGCAACGTCTCCCCAAAAGAACGCTTGCCTTTTTTTCTGTCCTCATGTTGAGCTTCAGCCTCTGGAGTTGTAGTGGTGACCAAGAACAAGCCCAGGCGGATGTCAGTGTTGATGCGGAATTAGAAGCCCAAATTCTCCAGGTGATTCGCGATAATCCCCAGGTGCTCATTGATTCGGTGCAGGCTTATCAACTGTCTCAGCAACAAGCTCAACAACAGACAGCAACGGATTTTCAAGCGCAGCTTACCAGCAATCCCGAAGCGGTAATCGGGGACTCGCCCACCTTGGGTTCTGAGGAATTCAACGTAGTATTGATCGAGTTCTCAGACTTTGAATGTCCTTTCTGTGCCCGGGCCAGCGAAACCCTGAAAACCTTTATCGAACAAAATGCTGACACGGTAACGCTTGCCTATAAACACCTACCACTCGTGCAGATTCACCCCCAGGCGATCGCCGCCGCTGAAGCGTCTTGGGCCGCCCAGCAGCAGGGAAAATTTTGGGAGTACCATGATCAACTTTTTGAAAATCAGGGCCAATTTAACGAGGAACTTTACCAACGCATTGCCCAAGATCTGGGCTTAGATCTAGAGCAATTTGAAGCAGATCGCCAACGGGCAAGACCAGCGATCGATGAAGATCTAACCTTAGCCCAAAGCCTTGGACTCAACGGCACACCTTTCTTCATTTTGGCCTCTACGGAAACAGGAAACGTCGAAACCTTTTCTGGAGCCTTAGACTTACAAGAATATGAAGCAAAATTAGCCGCGGTGATCACACCTTAA